From the genome of Gallus gallus isolate bGalGal1 chromosome 4, bGalGal1.mat.broiler.GRCg7b, whole genome shotgun sequence:
GGCAGCTTCGGTAGGACCGAACAGCACCCTGCCAGCCTCCAGGCTGGCACCCACTGAGCTTCTTCATGCTGAGCACCAGGTATCTAACAACCTGCATAACTCGTGTGTCTCCTTAGTGTTGACATTACAAGATGTGGTTTAACTGCAGAATGTAAAAACCCAAAGCTGTCtttttactgcagaaagcaaatggcaATAAGTCACTTCAACTAATGAAGTGTTGGAAGTACAGCATAAGTCATTAAAAGGCCAAAGTTGAGTGACTTGAATTCACAGCAGTCTTACTACTCTGGGCTTGTTATTTATGCCTGCTAAAAGAACACGTAACTTAAAAAATTCTTTGCACCTCTACTAATTCCAGGATAACAGCCAGTGTAAGactactgaaatatttcagaatatcGTATTCAGAAGCACcaaagtgctgcagagagattCGCTGAAGTAATGGCACCATCTATATTGAGGAAACAATTTAAGGTTTGAAATCAAGATAGATATGGTAGATAACATCCATCTCccagaaaaagggaaacaactAGAAAAGTACAATACTCCACTGAATTTGACGCTACACATTACTGTCTTGATGTTGAAGTGTACGTACATCACTCAGACGATGATTCTGAAGGTTGCAGCACACTGTACCAATGCAGTTTAGATCCAAGACCAGCCACTCAGTTAATCACAGTTCTAAAAGCACACTATTGGGagtgtgtttttttgttctgtgtttaaaCAAAACCTGAAGACACGGCATATGGGCCTGCTAGCTTAGCAATGGTATGCAATTCTGTTGTTTGTATTTACCaagcaggaaaataatgcaGTGCTCCAAGTGCTTAGTTTTACAGCTCACCTTTTTGTTGTCCCACTCTAAGGAAGACCTGCTTTGTACTTGATTGCAGAACAGGAAATGATGAGAAGGACATGAATCTCAGATAGCAGAgagaatggccttaagttgtgccaggggagattcaggttggacgttaggaaatacttcttctctgagagagtggtcaggtgctggaatgggctgcccagggaggtggtggagtcactgaccctggaggtgttcaagaaatgttcagatgttgtactgagatCCAGGCaatgctgcttttttccccagcattcCTGTTAATGCACCATCCCAGTGAGTAGGGTAACAGTCCAGAAGTTGGAAAGGAACCGCCTTAGTGCTTACTTTCATCATTCTGCATATTTGTAAGGTTCAGACTCCCATAGTCAGAAGTTTCATTGCAGTGCCTCTGAAAGACagttggggggaaaaaaaaattgtcactTATTATGCATAGGAAATAATCAACTCTTACCAACTGTCCCAAATCCAATGCGTAGTAGGCTTAGAAAacctgatgaaaaaaataagaaaaagctaCATATAAACAAATATTGGTAAGTGCTTGCAACTGTTGCCAGACAGAGCTGTTAGGGACCTGGCAGAGATCTGTCCAGCCTGCTCTAAAATTCTGCTTGAGGGCACTGCAGCCTCACACaatgcaggagcagcagcctgcctgctATCAAAGTAGCTGCTTGCTTATTCACAAGGAACATTACACTAGTAAGCATTGTCTCTGGAGGAGCTAATTAAATTAAAGCAACTAATGAAACCTTGTGACATGTTAGAAGTAAGATTACTTAACACTCTGCTTGTTAAAATCTGTTGTTCCCACAAGCACAAAGGCTATACCTTCACTCACAAGTCCACGCTATGCTCAGGACAGGGCTTGCTGTGTCGGTACTGCATGATGTACACTGCAGACTGGTGCCACCAGTACAACATCACTACAGCAAGGATGTGCCATATTTGGTGACTAGAGCCGAGGTAGTTGAGCTGTCCTGTGAGGAACAAAAAGGGGAAGCAGTTGTGAAATTTGCATTAGCTTATGCAAGGCAAGTAGCGAGCAGTCTCTTCCCAAGCTCAGTCCCACATTCAGCTGCCTGGGAGACAGTTAAGTTCTTTaatgaagaacaacaaaagtCATCTGACTTTGACCAAAGCGTGCACAAAGTTTGACTTCTTTTGGTCCCAATGCACATAGTTTCGCTCTATTTAACACGTTAAGTAGAACATAATCAACCGTACTCTCATCATAAATTCAGGACTTCCAGCAAAGACTGTGACACTGCAGGAAGCtcaactgcagaaaaaaacacccacaacaGAATTTCATACCTGGAAAGTATCTTTCTGGAACTTTAGAAATATAGAAGAGAAATGCTACAGCAGCAATGAAATACATGACAACCACACGTGGAGCGAActcctgcaaaagaaaaggaatctTTCTTACTCTGCTATAAggtaaacaaatattttaaaataataatttcaaaaatacattttagaagAACAAAAGGTGTGCCAAAATGGAATATTATTTTGCTGCTCGCGTTATCTATTGAGTAGAACAGAATCCAATTGAGAAACAAATGCCAAAGCTTGGAAAAAATCTGAATGGAAGGCCACAGGACTACTACAGACCAGAGTGTAAATAACCAAACTAGCTGTTGGAAAGCAACCCACTCACATGActagtttggggtttttttgttttcaataacAGAGTGTTTTAttgctggaagcagagcatTTTTTCTGAAGTATGGAAGCAAAATGAGTACCGTATCTACCATTCTGCTTTCTCAGAACAAACTAATGGGAAAGGGCAGGGGTAGCAATAATTGCTTGCCTATTGAACTTTGACAAAGTGAGCGTGTGTTTCAGTACCTTGTCTGAAGACTGCATTTATTATCAGTGCTGCTCTTCCAGGTTCAGCAGTAGCTCTGGACCAGGCTAAATCAGCATCCTAGAAGATAGTCCTCCTGAAGTGCCAATCTTAAGAACTTTCCCAGGCAGTGCTTGCTATGAAAGCAAAGGTTCTTTCAGTGCCATTAGAGCCCTGGCTAATGGCTGTGATTCCCGGGGGAACATTTTAAACCTTGGGATACATTCACCTTCTTTAACAGTGCTATACTTCCTGTTTTTCAGAGCTGAGTAACCTTTACCGTAGTGGTAAAGTAAGGAAGGGAAATTAGTTTGGTAACTTAACAGTGATATTAAACAAGTTATGCATGAGAGACAGAAGGCTGCGTGGGCAAATGCCGATTTTGCCATCATCCCAGGgcacagaagaggaagagctTCCCACCCATGTCTCCTGGTTCACCTCACCTCTGCAACCCGTGTATCCTGACTGACTGCTTCCCACTCGcctgctgactcagctctctgctcctgctccttgCCCTGGGGTGTGCGAGGGTGTGTCCAACCTGCACAGACTGCTCTGCCCCTCAGGCAAGCACGCTGTCGTGGTTGTGTttgcatccaggtgggtcttcTCACAGTGCAGCTTTAAATCACTGAAACAGATTTCATCTACTCAACCTGTTGATTGGCTTTCCATAAATCTGAGCGATTGGGCTGTAACATCCAAAGGAATTCTGTGCTTTAAGAAATCTTCACTAGCTCTACTTCTCCCTCGTTTCCAAAATGAGACCGAGGGAAGATGGTAAATGCAAAGCAATAATAAGTATTCTTtcctcattattttcttttacctgTACAATAGCTGCACCAATGCCGCCGTTGAGTGAAACCCAGTGGATAGTAGGAATGATGCCATACCCAGACACTGAGCAAAAGATGATGGAGCGCAGCCTGCGCCACTGCTGCGTGAGGTAATTGGGATGAATCTGAACAAAAAATACTGCCAAGATCATTGCCAGCACAGTGATTAAGTACACCTGACGCCAGtactgagaaaaaagaaacaaaatcaagttTGTATGTTAGCTCATCTGAGGTAAAACTCTGGGTAGAAAGTCTATGTTACTAAACGCAATGATTTATCAGTGCTCTCGTCACTTCTGTGACTACAAATGACAGTGCTTGAATCATTGTGTTGTTACTAAGCCAAGGAGGGGGAAGATGCTCCTACTGCACATTTATTTCACACACTTCACCAAAACATAAATATAAGTCTGCCTATGAGGACTACTTTTAACTATCAGATTACTACTTCCTTGTACAGGGAGCAGGGAAGTTACAAAAGTGGAGGTAGTTTAGAACTCCAAGAAGCAAAGAAGCTTCTTTCTGCCCCATATAAATGTTGTGATGGAGGAACATCCCATCATGGGCCTCATGCGTTTGACAAAGGCAGGACCTGTAAAGTTTAGACTGACTCTATAATCATTTAAGTATTGTCTTGAGACTCGTGCAATTGACAGCTTAAAAGGAATCTCTTACATTAACGTTACTTCTGCAAGCAAAGTTCCGCATGTGTCAGAATCTGTTCCTATCACTGTCCCCTGACGAATGTGCTACCTGGACACCACGTGACAAAGCCCCTTACCAACACGTGGAAACCGTGGTGATGGGACCACAGGAACAAGTGACTCAGACTTACTTTACTACaataaaatgcataaaacaCGCCTGATACGTAGCAGCCTAGGATACCAATGGAAATTCCTGCGTAATCTAATGCCATCCATCGTCGGCTGGTCTTCTCTGAGCGATGACAGCAGAAGAGATGATATCCTACTGAGCAAAGCATACAGACCTACACAAATAGCAAAACAAGGACACATTAATTTCTTGGTAACAGATGGGGATTAATGGGGATTAAGCTTCAACTCTGAAGCTTACGAGTCCAAAAGTAACCTGTTACATGTTTTACAGAACTACTTGGTGTAGACAATTATGATTTCTGCTCGTAATCAGTGGAAACTAGCATAACCTCTTTTGCAGATGAAACACAAAACTTTGCAAGACTTGATAACCACAGGCTGCAGCCAAGGAAATGAGGGTACTGAGGCCTAGAACATGAGGCCAAAAGCGGTGCCAGTGCATACAGGAGCAGGGCCCCACCTGCCCAAGTATGACCAAGATGAATTCAGTATGGTCCAGCTAAAACAAGCAGAAACCAAAGCCCAAATCCACCTCGAGTACCAGCACTCTGCAGTTTTGCTGAGGGAACACAGAAGTGACTGACCTCTGACATGCAGTACACCGACTTGGCTTCTTGGCTggtgtcattttctttttccctctcaaaacagaatcatagaatatctggAGTGGATGGggatccataaggatcattgagtccaactcctgggtCCGCACAGAACCACTCAAAgtccaaaccctatgtctgagagcactgttcagatgcttcttgaactctgacAGCTTAAGGACATGGCTGTTGCCCTGAGGATCATGTTCCAGTGCTCGACCACCCTTTGGTGAAGAACATTTTCCCAATATTCAACCTGATATTTTTGCATTTGCCTTCAACTTTCAACAGGCATAATAAAGGGCACAATAGCAGTGTTGCACCAGCCAGCAAGGGAGTTCTCTCCACTTCTGGCTACACAATGGTCTTCTACACTCTTCAGGGAATAGGAACAGTATTCTTTAGTCATCAGAACCATGCAGCTGGACATGCACACTTTTTTAGGGACAGCAAAATCTAAAAGAGCTTCAGCTGGTGATGGCACACATGaagtgctgtcactgctgctaaGGGCAGGTTTAATTTGAGACATGCAAACTTGTTCATCTCAGGCAAAATGCACAAGAACCCCAAGTCCAGCTGCATAATACcatcaaagaatcattaaggttggacaagacctctgagatcatctagttcagccACTGGCCCTACCCCACCATACCACGAACATGTCCCTCAGTATCACAGCTCCACGTatcttgaacgcctccagggacagtgactccaccgcctccttgggcagcctgtgccaatgcctcaccactctttctgagaagaaatgtttcccaatatccaatctgaacctcccctggtgcaacttgaggccattacctcctGTGCTATTGCTGTTATgtaggagaagaggctgaccccccaCCTCATTAcaacaacctcctttcaggcaacTGTTGTGAGCAGTGAGGtatcccctgagcctcctcttctcacACTGAACTATCTCAGCACCTCATCTTGCTAAAGCTCACACAACTGGCCTCAGCCCACCAAtccacagctgctttttgtGCTCTAGTTGGTGATCACAGCAACGCCATCTGTGGGCACAGCGCTGGACACGATGCCCAGCAGAAACCAGAACGCAAAGCCTCAGCCTGCCCAGCTGGCGTTCTGGAGCCTCTCCTAGGCCAGCCACGCTTTGTTCTTACAGGAAACGGGTCAAAACCAGCTCGGCCTCCGAGCCCATCGGCCGCACAACGCACAGCGCGGTGCCCCACCTGGAAGCAGAAGAGGCAGACGGCGCAGATGACGAAGTCCTCGCGggcggcgcgggcggcgggCAGCACGACGGTCAGGTCGCGGATACCCAGCGTGAAGAAGAGCAGGAAGCCCAGCAGGTGGCTCCAGATGTTGACGCTCTCGTTGGAGAGGATGAAGAGGCTGCGGAGAGACACGGAGGGGCTGAGCGGGGCTCCGAgaccccggcccggccccggggaCGGCCGTACCTGCGGAGGCAGAGGCGGGAGGGCAGGTAGGCGCGGTAGCCGTCGGTGATGTAGGGGTTGTCCCTCAGGAAGACGGGGATCTGCTCGTAGGTGTACAGGCGGATGCCGCGCGGCAGCAGCACGGGCCAGTACTGGTAGCCGCCCAGCTCGATGTAGTGCGCGCTGcgcagcagcttctgctgcatCCTGCCCGCCCCGCATCGGCCCGCGGCCCTCCGATCCCGTCACGGCTCCGCGCAAAGCCCGGCCGGGCCGGCTCGCGCCCCGCACGTTGCGGCGCTTTGCGACGGGCGGCTGGCGCGGGGAGATGACGTCACGCCGGGCGGAGCGCTCCGAGGTGCGCGGTGCTGCCGCCTGCTGGCCGGCGTCTGTCGGCGTCAGGCGATCCCGCTTCAAAAGGAGAGCGGTATCTCCCTTCTAAGATCAGCCGTTCCCTTCCGGCAGGTCGGAACGTGTCAAACCTGCATGCAAGACAGGCAGCACGAAGTGTTATGAAAGTGCTGATTGCTCCTGGCTTGCTGGAATTGTGCTGGCTCCGTGCAACAGAGAGCTCTGGTTAGTTCATCATGCAGCGTCAGCTGGATCCCTGTGCACACACCCGGCTCTGTTTCTGAGGCTGAAGACAGAGTCCCGAATGGGGATCCTTGCTCACCACCTACCCCTCCCCTCTGTGGTCTGCGAATGTCTCTcatctcacagaatcacagaacggcccgggttggaagggacctcaaggatcatgaatctccaacccccgCACCACAGGCAGGCCAGCCTGCACATTTAATAgtagaccagactgcccag
Proteins encoded in this window:
- the PAQR3 gene encoding progestin and adipoQ receptor family member 3 → MQQKLLRSAHYIELGGYQYWPVLLPRGIRLYTYEQIPVFLRDNPYITDGYRAYLPSRLCLRSLFILSNESVNIWSHLLGFLLFFTLGIRDLTVVLPAARAAREDFVICAVCLFCFQVCMLCSVGYHLFCCHRSEKTSRRWMALDYAGISIGILGCYVSGVFYAFYCSKYWRQVYLITVLAMILAVFFVQIHPNYLTQQWRRLRSIIFCSVSGYGIIPTIHWVSLNGGIGAAIVQEFAPRVVVMYFIAAVAFLFYISKVPERYFPGQLNYLGSSHQIWHILAVVMLYWWHQSAVYIMQYRHSKPCPEHSVDL